Proteins from a single region of Cryptococcus neoformans var. neoformans JEC21 chromosome 6 sequence:
- a CDS encoding proteasome subunit alpha type 4, putative has protein sequence MARRYDSRTTIFSPEGRLYQVEYAMEAISHAGTVLAVLSKEGIAMAAEKKVTGKLLDLSLTPGAGVGGEGTEAWMGGGGEKIFLLNNNILAGLAGITSDANSLVNFARNSAQRHLFSYDEDIPVEMLVQRLCDMKQGYTQFGGLRPFGVALLFVGWDPLYGFQLYQSDPSGNYSGWKATSIGANHSSATSLLKQDYKEDLSLEDAKGLCLKVMSKTMDSTKLSSEKLEFATMTLHPETKQPLAKIYRASELDELLQKLELGGTNDDLAEGSGGGGGGESHVAIST, from the exons ATG GCTCGACGTTACGACA GCAGAACgaccatcttctcgcctGAAG GGAGACTCTATCAGG TTGAATATGCAATGGAAGCCATCTCTCATGCTGGTACTGTCCTTGCTGTGCTTTCCAAGGAGGGTATCGCTATGGCGGCTGAGAAG AAAGTAACTGGCAAGCTTCTCGACCTGTCCCTTACCCCTGGTGCTGGCgtgggtggagaaggtACGGAAGCATGGATgggcggtggaggtgaaaAGATCTTTTTGCTCAACAA CAACATTCTTGCTGGTCTCGCCGGTATCACTTCTGACGCCAATTCGCTTGTCAACTTTGCCCGGAATAGCGCACAAAGGCACTTGTTCTCTTATGACGAAGACATCCCAGTAGAAATGCTGGTTCAGAGATTGTGTGATATGAAGCAAGGTTATACTCAATTTGGAG GTCTTCGACCATTCGGTGTCGCTCTTCTCTTTGTTGGATGGGATCCTCTATACGGCTTCCAGCTCTATCAATCAGATCCTTCGGGCAACTATTCTGGATGGAAAGCGACTTCCATCGGCGCCAATCACTCTTCGGCCACGAGTTTGCTCAAGCAAGATTACAAGGAGGATTTATCTTTAGAGGATGCCAAGGGTCTTTGTTTGAAAGTGATGAGCAAGACGATGGACTCTACCAAGCTTAGTAGCGAAAAGT TGGAATTCGCGACAATGACCCTTCACCCCGAGACAAAGCAACCCTTAGCCAAAATTTACCGTGCTTCTGAACTTGATGAACTACTTCAAAAGCTTGAGCTGGGAGGTACAAATGACGATCTGGCAGAAGGTTcaggtggtggtggcggtgggGAATCCCATGTGGCCATCAGTACATAA